A window from Mus caroli chromosome 2, CAROLI_EIJ_v1.1, whole genome shotgun sequence encodes these proteins:
- the Procr gene encoding endothelial protein C receptor isoform X2 — MLTKFLPLLLLLLPGCALCNSDGSQSLHMLQISYFQDHHHVRHQGNASLGKLLTHTLEGPSENVTILQLQPWQDPESWERTESGLQTYLTQFESLVKLVYRERKENVFFPLTVSCSLGCELPKEEEEEGSEPHVFFDVAVNGSAFVSFRPKTAVWVPGSKEPSKAANFTLKQLNAYNRTRYELQEFLQDTCVEFLENHITTQNMKGSQTGRSYTSLVLGILMGCFIIAGVAVGIFMCTSGRRC, encoded by the exons ATGTTGACGAAGTTTCTGccgctactgctgctgctgctgcctggctGCGCCCTTTGTAACTCCGACG GCTCCCAAAGCCTGCATATGCTCCAGATCTCCTATTTCCAAGACCACCATCATGTGAGGCATCAGGGCAACGCCTCTCTGGGAAAACTCCTGACACACACGCTGGAAGGCCCGAGCGAAAACGTCACCATCCTCCAGCTGCAGCCCTGGCAGGATCCAGAGAGCTGGGAGCGCACAGAGAGTGGCCTGCAGACCTATCTGACCCAGTTCGAAAGCCTGGTGAAGCTGGTATATCGCGAGCGCAAGGAAAACGTGTTCT TTCCTCTCACTGTTAGCTGCTCCCTGGGCTGCGAGCTGccgaaggaggaggaagaggagggctcTGAACCCCATGTCTTCTTCGATGTGGCCGTGAATGGAAGCGCCTTTGTAAGTTTCCGTCCAAAGACTGCCGTGTGGGTGCCAGGCTCCAAGGAGCCCTCCAAAGCAGCCAACTTCACCCTGAAGCAGCTCAATGCCTACAACCGGACTCGGTATGAACTGCAGGAATTTCTGCAGGACACCTGTGTGGAGTTCCTGGAGAACCACATCACCACGCAAAACATGAAAG GGAGCCAAACAGGTCGCTCTTACACATCACTGGTCCTGGGCATCCTGATGGGCTGTTTCATAATCGCTGGTGTGGCCGTGGGCATCTTCATGTGCACAAGTGGACGGCGTTGCTAA
- the Procr gene encoding endothelial protein C receptor isoform X1, giving the protein MLTKFLPLLLLLLPGCALCNSDGSQSLHMLQISYFQDHHHVRHQGNASLGKLLTHTLEGPSENVTILQLQPWQDPESWERTESGLQTYLTQFESLVKLVYRERKENVFFPLTVSCSLGCELPKEEEEEGSEPHVFFDVAVNGSAFVSFRPKTAVWVPGSKEPSKAANFTLKQLNAYNRTRYELQEFLQDTCVEFLENHITTQNMKGVRGFWLCLCVGEGVTARQMKRHEGSLEQQKEGAGDSGEGTSTKPKSLGDVL; this is encoded by the exons ATGTTGACGAAGTTTCTGccgctactgctgctgctgctgcctggctGCGCCCTTTGTAACTCCGACG GCTCCCAAAGCCTGCATATGCTCCAGATCTCCTATTTCCAAGACCACCATCATGTGAGGCATCAGGGCAACGCCTCTCTGGGAAAACTCCTGACACACACGCTGGAAGGCCCGAGCGAAAACGTCACCATCCTCCAGCTGCAGCCCTGGCAGGATCCAGAGAGCTGGGAGCGCACAGAGAGTGGCCTGCAGACCTATCTGACCCAGTTCGAAAGCCTGGTGAAGCTGGTATATCGCGAGCGCAAGGAAAACGTGTTCT TTCCTCTCACTGTTAGCTGCTCCCTGGGCTGCGAGCTGccgaaggaggaggaagaggagggctcTGAACCCCATGTCTTCTTCGATGTGGCCGTGAATGGAAGCGCCTTTGTAAGTTTCCGTCCAAAGACTGCCGTGTGGGTGCCAGGCTCCAAGGAGCCCTCCAAAGCAGCCAACTTCACCCTGAAGCAGCTCAATGCCTACAACCGGACTCGGTATGAACTGCAGGAATTTCTGCAGGACACCTGTGTGGAGTTCCTGGAGAACCACATCACCACGCAAAACATGAAAGGTGTGAGGGGATTCTGGCTCTGcctgtgtgttggggagggggtgactgCCAGGCAAATGAAGAGACATGAGGGATCCCTTGAGCAACaaaaggagggggctggagacTCAGGCGAGGGTACATCCACAAAGCCTAAGTCACTGGGTGACGTCCTTTGA